The window CGGGTTTCAAAACTGCAAGATAAATGGCAGCATTCGCCTGAGAACCGGAATGTGGCTGAACGTTCACATAATCTACTCCGAAAAGTTCTTTTGCTCTGTTGATAGCCAATGTTTCAACCTCATCTACGACTTCACATCCTCCGTAATATCTTTTTCCGGGATATCCTTCAGCATATTTGTTTGTCAGTACACTTCCCATTGCTTTCATCACGTTTTCAGAAACAAAATTTTCTGATGCGATAAGCTCTAATCCATGGGTTTGTCTTTGTCTTTCCTTTTCAATCAGGTCGAAAATAATATCCATTTTACTTTTAGTTTTTGAAATTTCCACCCCAAATGTACGGAATTTTCATTGAGATTGATCTATTGAAAAAATGATTTTTAAACACTAAAAAATGAAAATACCCCTGTTTTATTTCTTTAAAATGTTTCATCAGAAAGTTCCTTATTCACTACAGCACCTGCAAAATTACCCTGTGCTATAGCATTGGCAACGGAGCGCATCATGGTAACATTATCTCCACAGGCGAAAACTCCGGGAATATTTGTTTTGTGCATCATGTCTATTTTGATAAATCCCTGTTCGGTCCGTTCACATCCCAAATCGTCTGATGCATTTACATTCTGCTCAAAAGGAATTTTGGCATACAAAGCCTGTAAGGAAACTTCCTGTCCGTTTTTGAAAATTATTTTACGGACGGATCCGTTTTCATGTTTTATTTCTTTGATTTCATCTTCGTTAACAGTGATTTTGTTCTGTTCCAGTTTTTCCGACTGTTCTTTTGAAAGTACAGCCTTCCCGTTGGTAAATAAAGTAAGTTTTTTAGTCAGATTAAAAATCAGTTTCGAGAATTCGTAAGCCATGTCTCCATTTGAAAGAATACCCGTGATTTCATTTTTCACTTCATAGCCATGGCAGTATGGACAATGTAAAACTGAAATCCCCCAACATTCCGCAAATCCCGGAATATCCGGCATAATATCTTTTACTCCGGATGCCAGAATCAGCTTTTTAGCATGAAAATTTTCTCCTGATGAAGTTTCAATCTCAAAACCGTCATTAGTTTTCCTTGTTTTTACGACTGTTCCATTATAAAAACGGACAGTTTTATATTTTGCTACATCTTCTTTGGCCAGCTTTGCAATTTCTGTGGGGGCTTTCCCATCATGGGTAATGAAATTATGGGAATGGGGAGTCTGTCTGTTACAAGATTTTCCGGAGTCAATAATCAGGACATTTCTTAAAGATCTTCCCAGAGACATTCCTGCGGATAATCCTGCATAGCTCCCTCCTATGATAATGACATCAAAGTTTTTGTTTTCCATAGTTCAGTTGATAGTTGATAGTTGATAGTTGATAGTTGATAGTTGATAGTTGATAGTTGATAGTGCAAAGTTACCATAAAATCAATTAACGCAATACAGTTGCAATAATATTTGTCTATTAACTTTATATGGCCTTCAAATCATCACTAACAATCTTTACTGAAAACTATTTCCATTCATTTTTAACTTCGGTAATTTCGTCCTGGATTCTTTTATTCACATCTGTTTTTGCGCCCTGCAAACTGAAAATTGCAGTTCCTCTTTCTCTTGCATAGGGATTGGCAATGGAATCATATAATTTTGCAACTTCAAAAAAAGAACCGGATTCACTAAGTTCTTTCCCTGCTTCGGGAGCATCTTTTACCCTGATTACATTTTTATATTTTCTGCTCAGATCTATCCAGTTAATATAGTCTGCATGGAATGACATAGCTGTAACTCCAGCTTTTGAATAATAATTAATCGCGCCAGTCTGTCCGTAGTTGTCACATAGTACCATGGTATTTCCAGACTTTGACAGCCGGGAATATTCTTTATCTACTTTTTGAGCCAGTTCTTTCCAGCCCTGCATATCGGCAAAATCCTGAGGCAGCGCATGATCTTTTCCGTCTTCCCAGCGAAGCAGTCCGAATTTTCTGTACTGATCCTTGTGGGATTCAATATATTGGGGACTTTTATTCGGAAAAGCTACCTTATATAAAGGAAGAAACAAAAGTACAGGAATGAGAAGACATACGGGTTTCAAAAAACTCTTCCATCCTTTTTCAAATATATGCCCGAGAAAAACGGAACCAAAAGCAATATAAACGGGATATAATCCTATTGCATAATAATCTTTTGCTTTGAAAAATAAAAACAGAGCAATCGTGATGAGATAACTCCAGAAGAAAAACCTGAATTTCTCAAAAGGTTTATACAGCAGCAACGCTCCCCATCCCGCAATAATCACAAAAAGGACTCCTATAAAAAACAGAATCTGAGATTTCATAAAATCCATACGGTCTACATGCACAAGCTGCTTCTCGGAAAGCTCTTTCATATGATGAACAACAGGAAGCTGGTTCTGGTACTGCCAGAGGAGATTGGGAAAAATAATGATTAATGCTAAAAGTGCAGCCCAATACACATGAGACTGCATAAAAATCTTCCTTTGCTCCGTTAATAATAATGCAGGGATAAGTCCTAATAACGAAAAAGCAATATTGTATTTATTTAATACTCCTATTCCGAAAATAATGGCTCCAATGTAGATCCATCTTACTTGTTGGGAATTGAAATATTTAATCAGACTATAATAAAGAAACAGCCACAGGAAAATCTCTAAAGACGTCGGCTGAAATAACATATTTACGCGAAGAAGTACTGAAAATAATATCCCCAAAGAGGCCAGGACTTTAGCAAAAAGACTTCCATTAAGCTCTTCAACTACTTTCCATGTCAATGCAATGGTTAAAGCTCCGAATAGAGCTGGAAAAAATTTAACCCAAAATATGGAATTTCCCAACATTTTAATCATCCATGCCAGCCATGAGTTAACAGGAGGAACTGAAAGATATCCCCATGCAAGATGATTGGCCTGATCAAGATGCAGGTATTCATCTCTGTGAAGTTCATACTCAGGACTTATCAATGAATATTGAAGAGCAAACTTTGCAATGATAAAAAGGAACAGAATCCAATAGTCTTTTTTCATGAGGTATAGTTTGAAATTTAAAATTAAGACATTTTGAATCTACTTTTTGCTACAGGCTTACTATTCATTAATAAAAAAGAATCCCGGAGAAAAAAATTCCTCCAGGATTCACAGTTTAAAAGTGTATAGTGTAGTTTATTATTTTTTGTCAGATTTCTCTTTCAGTTCTTCTTTGTCTTTATCAGACGGATTCCAAACTTTTATTTCAGTATCTTTTGTGATATTAGAACCGGGAAGAATCTCAACGTTGATTCCGTCACTTGCCCCCAGTTTCACATATACCTTTTTGAATTTCCCGTCTTTTTGTTTTGCTTCTACGAAAGGAACATCTTTTCCTTGTTTCTTTTCATACTGAACCAAAGATTCGTCCAATAATAATGCATTTTTCTTAGAACTTAAAACAATTTCACCGTTTGCAGAAAAACCTGCTCTAATATACTCATTATTAGGATTACTTACATTACCTTCTACCGGAAATTTAATAGTTCCTGCATTATCTTTCCCTTTAGGGGCGATCATAGTTAGTTTTCCAGGGAAAGTTTTGTTTTGCAATGCACCAATTACGATATTCATATCCATCCCTTCACTCAGCTTTCCGGCTTGTGCTTCATCAATTTCACCTTTAAAGATCAGAACATTTAAATCTGCCACTGAACAGATGGTAGTTCCTGCGTTAAAGTTATTGGCTTCAATCACCTGGCTTCCTGCTTTTACAGGAACTTCCAATACGGTACCTGAAGCTTTGGAACGGATTTCGGTAGTGGCCAAACCTTGTCCTTTCAGTTCAGGAGTTGCTCCGGTTTTGGCGATCTGCAATCTTTTTTGAGCGGTATTCAGCTGTTGCTGGGCATTTTTTAAAGTCTGCTGCTGAGCGTATAACTGCTGCTGAGAGTTCAAATATTCCTGTTTTGAAGCTACTCCCTGCTTGTACAGCTTATCCTGCATTTCAAACTGCTTCTGCATATTCCCTACATTCATCTGTGCATTGCTGATCTGAATCTGTGCATTCTGAACTTCCTGCTGAGCCGCGTTTACTTCGGAGATGCTAGGAACAATTTTTACGGTAGCAATCAGCTGCCCAACTTCTACTTTATCTCCTTCTTTTACTAAGATTTTATCTATAATCCCCGCAATATTGGGTTTGATTTCAATTTCTTCTTTTGGAACAATTTTTCCTGTAGCCATTACCTTATCATCCATATTCTGGACGGTAGGTTTACGGGTAAGGAAAGCCTCACTTTCTTTGGAGTTTGATTTGATAAGATAGCCAAGCCCTGAGAACAATGCCACTGCAAATAAAAGCCCCAACACTATATAAATGGCTTTTTTCCAGGTGAATTTCTTTTTCATATGTATAGTTTATTTTTTATTAAATAGATTGAATGATGTGAAAATTAATTATTCTGTTCTTAATGCTTCAATAGGCCTGATCTTTACGGCTCTCTGCGCAGGGATCATCCCGATTACCAGCCCTAAGATTACCATTACAGCCATCGCAGCAAATACGTTTCCATAGTTGACTGTCGGGTTATAGAAAGGAAATGAATCCTGTCCCTGGGTAACGGCATTCAGAATCATCAATACAAAAATTCCAAACATGAACCCTAATAATCCTGAGGAGAGCGTGATTACAACACTTTCCAGCAAAATCTGATTTCTTACCTCAGCTGGTTTTGCTCCTAATGCTCTTCTGATCCCGATTTCTTTGGTTCTTTCTTTTACTGTAATCAAAAGGATATTCGAAATAGCAATCACTCCTGCAAGGATGGTTAGTGTACCCACGATGATGGTCAGCAGCTGCATTCCCGTAAGGAAACCTGTCAGTTTTTTAAATTCTTTTCCAAGGTTGAAACTTCCAAATGCGTTGGTATCTTCCGGTGAAACCTTATTTTTTGCCTTCAATACCTGCTTTACATCTTCTTCTACGGAATTCACATTGGCATTAGGTTTACTTACGATCGCAAACATGTCAATCTGATCTCCCGCATTATACATTTTCGTGTAAGTAGAAAGTGGAATAAAAGCCGTCTGGTCATTTTCAAATCCGCCTCCTTTTTTCACACGGAAAACTCCAATTACATTAAAGAACAGCCCTTTTATATTGACTGATTTTCCTATTGGATTTTCTTTTTTCTTGGCATCAAAGAAGTTTTTATAAATTTCTTCTCCAATAACTACTACATTTTTATTTCCTGAAACATCGGCATCGTTGATGTAACGTCCGAAGATCAGTTTCTTTTCTGAAATTTTATTTCCTACAGAGTAATCTCCGGTAAGCGAATAGGTTCCGTTTTTTCCGTTTCTGGACATCGCTTCTCCGGGGGTTCCGGTAAAGCTTCCTCTTGCATTTTGAGGCGATATATAGTCGATGGCTGTTACTTTTCTTTTCAACATTTCCATATCCGACAAATTCAGATGAACTTCTCTTCCTTTAGGAAATCCTTCGTACGGAATGGATGTTTTCTGTGCCCACAGAAAGATTGAATTGGTAGCAAACCCTGAAAACAATTTATCAAAACCATTTTCCATCCCTTTTGCTGCTCCAAGAAGGCTTACATACAAAAACATTCCCCATCCTACTCCAATCATGGTAAGAAATGTTCGGAGTTTATTATTCCTCAAAGAATAATAAATTTCCTGCCAAGTATCTTTTTTAAATATGATATTCACCTTGTTGAATTATTAGTTATAAATTATGAATTATGAGTTCTGCTAATTCGTTTATCTTTTTCCAGAAATTATTCTGTTCTCAATGCTTCAATCGGTTTAATTCTTGAAGCTCTGTATGCCGGTACAAATCCTGCAATGAGTCCTGAGAAAATTAAAGCAATGAATGCCATCATAATAGATCCCCATCCTACGCTTGGACTTTTAATGAAGAATTCTTCAAGACTATCCCCAATAAGACTTAATGTCAAAACACCAATGCCTACTCCAACAAGCCCTGATACTACTGTAATGACAACACTTTCCTGAACAATCAGTCCTACAATTCCGCTTGGTTTTGCTCCGATGGCTTTTCGTACCCCAATCTCTTTGGTTCTTTCTTTTACAATGTACACCATGATATTACTGATCCCGATAATTCCCGCAAGCAATGTTCCCAGACCAATAAATCCTACAATAGCTGTAAGAACTGCCATAAATATAAAGGTATCATTCATGTTCTTCGCATTGTTCCAGACACGCACTCCGTTTTCATCATCAGGAGATACATTTTTTCTCGATTTCAATTTATCTTTCAGCTCATCCCCATATTTAATGGCCTGCTCCGGAGTCAGCTTATCACTGTATGAAATGTAAGCGATATTCACCGTATCTGAGCCTTTTTTCATCTGCTGTAAGGTTGTGATAGGGACAGTGATATGTCTTTCATCCCAATCTCCTCCATCATCCGAAAATACCCCTACTACCTTAAATATGGATCCGTTAATGTCTAATTCTTTTCCTACAGGACTTCCGTTTTTAATTAAATCCCTCTGCACCATTCTTCCGATTACCGCTACATTCTGCTTTCCTTCCAAATCCCGGGGAGTGATATATCTCCCATCAATCATTTTCCGGTTTTCAATAACCTGTTCTCCCGGTTCTGCTCCATGTACCTGATAAATCCCGCTTTCTTTTCCATATTTTACCATTAAGCTGGCATTATATCTGGGACTGGAAGCCCCTACATTCTTTTTATCTGCATTAATAAGGAAATCATAATCGCCGTTATTCAACGTAACTGTTCTGTCTGACTGGAGACCTTTATATGCTATCGTGGTTTTACCGGTAACAATGGTAATAAGGTTTTTGGCATCACCGGAGAATCCTTCGGAGAAAGCATTCTGAAGTCCTTTTCCAATTCCAAAAAGTACAATGAAAATAAACAGTCCCAGGGCTACCGTAAACCCTGAAAGTACGGTCCTAAGCACATTGCTCCGGATAGAACTGAATATTTCCTGCCAACGATCTAGGTCAAACATAATTTTTATTTTTTTACTTTGTAAAAAAGTCAATTAGCTGCGCTTTCAATTTTCTTCGAAGTCAATTAACTTTGTTGTCAATTTATTCTTCATCAGTCTTTAATTACGAAGCAAAATTCATTTTTACATTTCTAATCCTTTTTCAACATTTTACTTAACAAGATAAATGCTGTTTTTATTAAATTTCCAATTTTTGTTAATTCTTCTATTTTAATATAATTACATTCTATAACAATATCAAAACAAGAATCCAACTCAATAACCGAACCTCTGGCAATTTCAAAATACCTTTTCCTTTCCAGTTCAGATTTTCTTGAACATCCTTCGGTAATATTTAATACCACTGAAGTAGAGGCTCTCCGTATCTGATCGATTATATTAAATTTTTCATGATCAGGAATTTTAGATAAAATCTTATAACATTCTATTCTTAATTCTCTGGCTGACTGATAAACATCAAGTTTATAATGGTTCAGATTTAAAAACATTTTTATTTTTTTTCATATTCATTTGTGTGTGTTATAAATTAATTACCATTCTCATTGTAAAATTCACTTGCGAAGCAAAATTGACCATTCACTATTCACTATAATACAATCTGCTTAATAAACTCATCACTTTCAATAACCCCATCCTTCAGCACTACGTTTCTTTTGGTCTGTGCAGCTACGTCCGGTTCGTGGGTTACAACAATGATTGTTTTCCCTTCATTATTGATATCCTGAAGTAGTTTCATAATATCATGAGTTGTTTTGGAGTCCAATGCTCCGGTAGGCTCATCTGCCAGAACTACCTTAGGATCTGTAATCAAAGCCCGTGCGATAGCTACTCTTTGTTTTTGCCCTCCTGAAAGTTCACTCGGAAGGTGATTCGCCCATTGTGCCAATCCTACTTTTTCCAGGTATTCCATAGCCTTCTGATTTCGCTCTTTTCTCGGTACATTCTGATAGTACAGAGGAAGTGCCACATTCTCCAGAGCTGTTTTATAATTGATCAGGTTAAAAGACTGAAAGATAAATCCTAAAAACCTGCTTCTGTACTCTGCTGCTTTTACCTCAGACAAATGTTCGATAGGAACTCCGTCCAATTCATAGGTTCCCGAATCTTTTTCATCCAGAATCCCAATAATATTAAGAAGTGTGGATTTTCCGGAACCGGAACTTCCCATAATAGAAACAAACTCCCCTTCAGAAATATTCAGATTAATTCCTTTGAGAACATGAAGCTTGCTTTTCCCTGTATCGTATGACTTATTTAAATCCTGAATTACTAACATTAAGTGATGTATGTTTTATACCCAATAAGTAGATGATATTTTCAAATTGTTACAAGAATAAAAATTTATTCAAATATTTTTTTGTTTAATATTTTTATCCTTTATTCATAGTACTTTATAAAATTTTGTTTAACTGTAACTTCCGTTTTCTACCTATTTACCCCCAAGATAGCGGTCCAGCCTATTATTCGAGCCTGTTTCATGTAAATGTGGAAAACTTTTCAGGCTAAAAGTCAGCCTATTAGTATTTACCCCTTTCAAAATCAGTTCTTTTTTTCGAACTTTGCTATTAGTTCTTTACAAGAAATATGGATTTGCGAAAGTGAATAACTTTAATTCACAACTCACAGACAAACAAAAAGTTAAGTATTTCCGGAACGTTATCCACAAGGATCTAAATTATTTAATTATAAAGATATTTAATATGGGAATTTTTGATAAAAGAGTAAGTTATAAGCCATTTGAATACCCGGAGGTTCTTCAATTTGTAGAGGCCATCAATAAATCGTTCTGGGTGCATTCGGAAGTGGACTTTACTGCAGATGTTCAGGATTTTCATTCGCAGTTGGAACCACATGAAAAGCATGCTGTGAAAAATGCGCTGTTAGCCATTGCACAGATTGAGGTGTCTGTAAAGACATTCTGGGGGAATTTATACAACCATTTACCAAAGCCGGAATTCAATGGATTAGGATCTACTTTTGCTGAATGCGAGTTTCGTCATTCTGAAGCATATTCCCGTTTGCTGGAGGTATTAGGATATAATGATGAATTCCTTAACGTGATCGAAATTCCTGCCGTAAAAGGAAGAATAGAATTCTTAGGAAATGCATTAAAACATGCTAATTCTGCTACCCCAAAAGAATATGTTTCCGCTTTATTGTTATTCAGTATTCTGGTGGAAAACGTTTCTCTTTTCTCGCAGTTTGCCATCATCCTTTCTTTCACAAGATTCAAAGGATTCATGAAAAACGTTTCCAATATCATCGCATGGACTTCCGTAGATGAGCAGATTCACGCCAATGCAGGAATCTACCTGATCAACAAAATCCGTGAGGAACAGCCTGATTTATTAACAGACAGTGATATTGAAGACATCTACACTTTGGTAGACGAATCTATCGCAAGAGAAGGTGATATCCTTAGCTGGATCTTCGAATTAGGAGAAATCGACAATGTTTCTAAAGAAGATTTATTAAACTTCATGAAATACCGTGTAGATGACAGCTTAAAGAAAATCAACATGAAAACAAGATACAACATCACTCCGGAACAATACAAACCAATGGTATGGTTCGAAGAGGAAGTTTTCGCCAATTCACTAGATGATTTCTTTGCAAAAAGACCTGTAGACTATACGAAACATGATAAAAGTATTACAGCAAACGATTTGTTTTAATACGGAGGCGCGAGCGAAGCGAGCGTCAAGGCAGTCAGTATCAGGAGTAATCCTTTTCTGATCAATAAGTGGAATTGCTGTTCATTAATAAAGCACAAATACAGAAAATGATCAATGTAATAGTAACCTATACGGTAAAGCCGGAATTTGTTCCAAACAATAAAACCAATATCCAAAAATTCCTGGAAGATTTTAAAAATTTAGATCCTTCCACCTTTGAATACAAAGTTTTTATCAAGGAAGATGGGGTTACTTTTGTACACTACTCAAACTACATTAATGAAGAAGTTCAGCATGAAGTTTTGAATGTACCGTCTTTTAAAGAATTTCAGAGATTAAGAGATGAAAGCGGGCTGAACGGTTCCCACAAAGTAGAAATTTTACAATCAATACAATAAAAAACAAAATTCCGGAGTGATTCTCTCATTCCGGAATTCGAAAATATAACATCTATGGAAGAGCAAAATTCAAATATATGGTGGCTCAATGAAGAGTCTGAGCAGATGCTGAACAGAGGATATCTGTTGAAAGGTGAAACGGTAGACGGAGCTATCGACAGAATTACGACAGCCGCTGCAAAAAGGTTATACAAACCTGAACTTCAACCGGCATTCAAAGAAATGATCACAAAAGGATGGATCAGTTTCTCTTCTCCTGTATGGGCCAATATGGGAACAGAAAGGGGGCTTCCTATCTCATGTTTCAACACTCACATTCCGGACAGCATCGAGGGAATTACTCACAAAATGGGTGAAGTGATCATGCAGACCAAAATCGGAGGAGGTACTTCAGGATATTTTGGAGAATTGAGAAACAGAGGAACTGCGGTAACGGATAACGGAAAATCTTCGGGA of the Chryseobacterium aureum genome contains:
- a CDS encoding glycosyltransferase family 39 protein; this encodes MKKDYWILFLFIIAKFALQYSLISPEYELHRDEYLHLDQANHLAWGYLSVPPVNSWLAWMIKMLGNSIFWVKFFPALFGALTIALTWKVVEELNGSLFAKVLASLGILFSVLLRVNMLFQPTSLEIFLWLFLYYSLIKYFNSQQVRWIYIGAIIFGIGVLNKYNIAFSLLGLIPALLLTEQRKIFMQSHVYWAALLALIIIFPNLLWQYQNQLPVVHHMKELSEKQLVHVDRMDFMKSQILFFIGVLFVIIAGWGALLLYKPFEKFRFFFWSYLITIALFLFFKAKDYYAIGLYPVYIAFGSVFLGHIFEKGWKSFLKPVCLLIPVLLFLPLYKVAFPNKSPQYIESHKDQYRKFGLLRWEDGKDHALPQDFADMQGWKELAQKVDKEYSRLSKSGNTMVLCDNYGQTGAINYYSKAGVTAMSFHADYINWIDLSRKYKNVIRVKDAPEAGKELSESGSFFEVAKLYDSIANPYARERGTAIFSLQGAKTDVNKRIQDEITEVKNEWK
- a CDS encoding ribonucleotide-diphosphate reductase subunit beta codes for the protein MGIFDKRVSYKPFEYPEVLQFVEAINKSFWVHSEVDFTADVQDFHSQLEPHEKHAVKNALLAIAQIEVSVKTFWGNLYNHLPKPEFNGLGSTFAECEFRHSEAYSRLLEVLGYNDEFLNVIEIPAVKGRIEFLGNALKHANSATPKEYVSALLLFSILVENVSLFSQFAIILSFTRFKGFMKNVSNIIAWTSVDEQIHANAGIYLINKIREEQPDLLTDSDIEDIYTLVDESIAREGDILSWIFELGEIDNVSKEDLLNFMKYRVDDSLKKINMKTRYNITPEQYKPMVWFEEEVFANSLDDFFAKRPVDYTKHDKSITANDLF
- a CDS encoding NAD(P)/FAD-dependent oxidoreductase; this encodes MENKNFDVIIIGGSYAGLSAGMSLGRSLRNVLIIDSGKSCNRQTPHSHNFITHDGKAPTEIAKLAKEDVAKYKTVRFYNGTVVKTRKTNDGFEIETSSGENFHAKKLILASGVKDIMPDIPGFAECWGISVLHCPYCHGYEVKNEITGILSNGDMAYEFSKLIFNLTKKLTLFTNGKAVLSKEQSEKLEQNKITVNEDEIKEIKHENGSVRKIIFKNGQEVSLQALYAKIPFEQNVNASDDLGCERTEQGFIKIDMMHKTNIPGVFACGDNVTMMRSVANAIAQGNFAGAVVNKELSDETF
- a CDS encoding ABC transporter permease, with protein sequence MFDLDRWQEIFSSIRSNVLRTVLSGFTVALGLFIFIVLFGIGKGLQNAFSEGFSGDAKNLITIVTGKTTIAYKGLQSDRTVTLNNGDYDFLINADKKNVGASSPRYNASLMVKYGKESGIYQVHGAEPGEQVIENRKMIDGRYITPRDLEGKQNVAVIGRMVQRDLIKNGSPVGKELDINGSIFKVVGVFSDDGGDWDERHITVPITTLQQMKKGSDTVNIAYISYSDKLTPEQAIKYGDELKDKLKSRKNVSPDDENGVRVWNNAKNMNDTFIFMAVLTAIVGFIGLGTLLAGIIGISNIMVYIVKERTKEIGVRKAIGAKPSGIVGLIVQESVVITVVSGLVGVGIGVLTLSLIGDSLEEFFIKSPSVGWGSIMMAFIALIFSGLIAGFVPAYRASRIKPIEALRTE
- a CDS encoding four helix bundle protein; protein product: MFLNLNHYKLDVYQSARELRIECYKILSKIPDHEKFNIIDQIRRASTSVVLNITEGCSRKSELERKRYFEIARGSVIELDSCFDIVIECNYIKIEELTKIGNLIKTAFILLSKMLKKD
- a CDS encoding efflux RND transporter periplasmic adaptor subunit, producing MKKKFTWKKAIYIVLGLLFAVALFSGLGYLIKSNSKESEAFLTRKPTVQNMDDKVMATGKIVPKEEIEIKPNIAGIIDKILVKEGDKVEVGQLIATVKIVPSISEVNAAQQEVQNAQIQISNAQMNVGNMQKQFEMQDKLYKQGVASKQEYLNSQQQLYAQQQTLKNAQQQLNTAQKRLQIAKTGATPELKGQGLATTEIRSKASGTVLEVPVKAGSQVIEANNFNAGTTICSVADLNVLIFKGEIDEAQAGKLSEGMDMNIVIGALQNKTFPGKLTMIAPKGKDNAGTIKFPVEGNVSNPNNEYIRAGFSANGEIVLSSKKNALLLDESLVQYEKKQGKDVPFVEAKQKDGKFKKVYVKLGASDGINVEILPGSNITKDTEIKVWNPSDKDKEELKEKSDKK
- a CDS encoding ABC transporter ATP-binding protein, encoding MLVIQDLNKSYDTGKSKLHVLKGINLNISEGEFVSIMGSSGSGKSTLLNIIGILDEKDSGTYELDGVPIEHLSEVKAAEYRSRFLGFIFQSFNLINYKTALENVALPLYYQNVPRKERNQKAMEYLEKVGLAQWANHLPSELSGGQKQRVAIARALITDPKVVLADEPTGALDSKTTHDIMKLLQDINNEGKTIIVVTHEPDVAAQTKRNVVLKDGVIESDEFIKQIVL
- a CDS encoding ABC transporter permease, which codes for MNIIFKKDTWQEIYYSLRNNKLRTFLTMIGVGWGMFLYVSLLGAAKGMENGFDKLFSGFATNSIFLWAQKTSIPYEGFPKGREVHLNLSDMEMLKRKVTAIDYISPQNARGSFTGTPGEAMSRNGKNGTYSLTGDYSVGNKISEKKLIFGRYINDADVSGNKNVVVIGEEIYKNFFDAKKKENPIGKSVNIKGLFFNVIGVFRVKKGGGFENDQTAFIPLSTYTKMYNAGDQIDMFAIVSKPNANVNSVEEDVKQVLKAKNKVSPEDTNAFGSFNLGKEFKKLTGFLTGMQLLTIIVGTLTILAGVIAISNILLITVKERTKEIGIRRALGAKPAEVRNQILLESVVITLSSGLLGFMFGIFVLMILNAVTQGQDSFPFYNPTVNYGNVFAAMAVMVILGLVIGMIPAQRAVKIRPIEALRTE